DNA from Thermoflexus sp.:
TCGTTGCTCAGGGTGATATAAGCGTTCTGCAGGTCGATCCAGAACGCGATCCGCTCGGTAAGGGTTTCCCACTCCTTTACATAGCGGAACACGCTCTCCCGACAGCGGCGGTTGAACTCCGCGACCCCGTAGCGCTCGATATCCGCTTTCGAGGTGAACCCCAGCTCCTTCTCCACCTCCAGCTCCACCGGGAGCCCGTGGGTATCCCATCCGCCCCGCCGGAGGCAGTAATATCCGCGCATCGTCTTATAACGGGGGAACAGATCCTTGAACGCGCGGGCCAGGACGTGATGGATGCCGGGCAGGCCGTTGGCCGTCGGGGGCCCCTCATAGAACACATAGCGGGGCCCCCCTTTTGTCTGCTCCATGGAACGCTCAAAGATCCGGCGCTCTTTCCAGAACCTCAAGATCTCTTCTTCCAGTTGGGGGAAATGGACCCGTGCCGGAACCGGTTCGAACATGATCGCCTCCTGATCCGTTCTCGAACTTCGCCTCCGCTTGCGGATGAGGGTTCACTGGAAGAGGCCAGCGGCGTAACCTCTATCCCTCTGAGAGTTCGATCTCCATCCGTTTATTGCTCCGCCCCTTGCTCTTGTAATCCACTACGCGGATCCGGCCGACTTCCCGGGTGTTCGCCACGTGCGTGCCACCGTCGGCCTGAAGATCCAGCCCCTCGATCTCCACCACCCGGACCACCCGGATGTCTGGCGGGAGGAGGTTGACTTTGGTGCGGATCAAATCGGGGTGGCGATCGGCCTCCTCGCGGGGGAGGAAGTGGACCCGCACCGGGCGGGCGGCTGCCACCTCCGCGTTGATTTTCTCCTCGATCTCCCGCACCAGCTCCCCCCGCAGGGTCTCCAGCTCGAAATCCATGCGCCCGCGCAGGGGCTCCATGTTCCCTCCGGTCACCTTGGCCCCATAGTCCCGCCAGACCACCCCACACAGGATATGAAGGGCGGTGTGGGTGCGCATCAGGGCGTAGCGGCGCTCCCAGTCGATCTCCCCCTGCACCCGCTGTCCTGGCGCGGGAGGCTCTCCCTCCACCTCATGCCAGACCAGCGGCCCCTGGCGGCGAACGGCCATCACCCGCCACGTGCGCGCGCCATCGGTGAGCCATCCCAGGTCGTGGGGTTGACCCCCACCGCCGGGGTAGAAAGCCGTCCGGTCCAGGGCCACCGCTCGCCCTTCCACAGCCACTACCGTCGCCTCAAAGCTCCGCCGGTAGGCATCGGTCTGATACAGCAGTTCGGTCTCCATGATCGATGCTCCCTCCATAGGGGCGCGATAACCAGATTGGCAGGCGTCCGGCTAAAAAAATCGGCCCTCGCCCCATAGGGACGAGAGCCGATCGCTCCCGCGGTACCACCCTGCTTCCCGGTTCCACCGGGCCACTCCTGACGGGGACAGGAACCCTGCGGCGGCTCCGAACCTGGGGTGAGCGTTCGCACCGCCTCTTCCGATCCCCGCGCCCTGGATAACGGGAGGGCGAGCCCCGGGTGAGCCTACTGGCCCGTTCCGAAGGGGCGTTCGGTCACCGGCTCGGGAGGGATCTTCAGCCCGACGTCGGCGTCCGGCTTCCACCATACCCGGACTCGCTGGGCGCGACGGCTCGGGCCTACTCGTCTCCGTCATCGCCGTTTCCGGGGATTCGGTTTTGAGCCCCCATCCGCTCTTCTTATAAAACTATAGCGGAACCCCTTTGAAGTGTCAATGAGCGAGTTGTAAACCAGTGGGGCTGAAGGTGAAACCGCGAAGCCCCTTGCTCCGGCCGGCTTGGACGCATCCCCTGGGTTACTCCGTCTTGCTGAACAGCCACACCGCCGGGATCAGGAACAGCATCCAGAAGGCGACCAGGGCGATCAGGTTGATTTCCAGCGGGTGAAGGATCAACGCGTGGAGGATCGGCTCCGGGATCATCCCGCGCAACACGGTCTGGCGCATGGCGTCTACCCCGTAGGTCACCGGATCGACCCGGGCCAGCCATTCCATCCAGAGGGGAACCTCCCGGAGCGGGAAGAACGCCCCGCTCACGAAGAACATAGGCATCAGCAGGAAGTTCATCATCATATGGAAGCCTTCCATCGACCGCATGCGGGCGGCGATGAGGATCCCGAAAGAGGTCATGGTCGCCGCCATCAGGATCATCATCACGATCAGGGTGAGGATCTGGGGAACCGTGAATCGCACGCCCACCAGGGGGGCCAGGATCATGATCAGAAGCCCCTGGATCAGCGCGGTGGTGCTGCCTCCTGCCACCTTCCCAAGGGCGACCGCTGCGCGCGAGACAGGGGCCACCAGCACCTCCTTCAGAAAGCCGAACTCGCGGTCCCACACGATGGAAACGGCGGAGAAGACCGCCGTGAAGAGCACCGCCATGCTCAGGATCCCCGGGAACAGGAAGGTGCGGAAATCCACCCCGCCCATCCCGGCCGCCACTGCCGGAGCCAGCCCGTTCCCAAACACCACCAGGAAGAGCAGGGGCTGGCCCAGGGAGCTGAAGATCCGGGCGCGATCCCGAAGGAAACGCAGCAGATCTCGATACCAGATCGTGTAAACCGTTTTCAGGAAGGCCATGTGGCTTACCTCCGCCTCCAGAGTCGCTGGCTCAGACGCATCATGTCCAGGGGTGAGGCCTCTTCATCCCGGATGGCGCGGCCGGTCAGTTTGATGAACACATCCTCCAGGCTGGGCCGCCGCAGGCTGATGCTGTGAACGGTCAGCGGGGGCTCCCGGCCGTTCTGCAGGACCCCCAGCAGTCGGGGGATGAGCTGATCGCCTCGTGCGGCTTCGATGAGCAGCCCTTCTTCGGTCCGGCGGGGCTCCAGCGCCAGCGCCTCCCGCAACCGCTCGGCCGCGCGGGCATCGTCGCTGGTTCGCATCAGGATCACATCTCCGCCGATCATGGCTTTCAGGTTATCCGGGGTGTCCAGGGCGATGATGCGCCCGTGGTCGATGATGGCGATGCGATCCGCCCGCTCCGCTTCGTCCATATAATGCGTGGTGAAGAAGACCGTGGTCCCCTCGGTATCGCGCAGGCGGAGAATGTAATCCCAAATGTGACGCCGCGTCTGAGGATCCAGCCCCAGCGTGGGTTCGTCCAGGAAAAGGACCTTGGGTTGATGGAGCAGGCCGCGGGCGAGCTCCAGCCGGCGCTTCATCCCCCCGGAGAAGGTGCGCACTTCCTGGTGGGCGTGATCCAGGAGATCCACCAGCTCCAGCAGGCGCTTCGCCCGTTCCTCGAAGGCCCGACGGGGGACATCATACAGCCGGGCGTGAAACTGGAGGTTCTGCCACGCCGTCAGCCGATCATCCAGGCTGGGATCCTGGAACACCAGCCCGATGCGCCGGCGCACTTCATGGGGCTCCTTCACGATATCATGGCCCCCCACCCGGGCTTTGCCGGATGTTGGCCGCAGCAGCGTGCAGAGCATATTGATGGTGGTAGACTTGCCGGCCCCGTTGGGGCCCAGGAAGGCAAAGAGCTCTCCTTCTCGCACCGTAAAAGAAACCTCTCGAACGGCCACGAAGTCGCCGAACCGCCGGGTCAGGCGCTCCGCCTCAATGGCGTTCATGCTTTCCTCCTCCTGATCCGTAGTTCCTCTGAGAAGCAAGAGCGATCGTCGTGAATGGTTGAGCGCAGGCCGCCTCCAGCGGCTCGCACCCCCTGAAAGCTCCGCCGGAGATGGAGGAATGCCCGGACATCGATCACCCGGTCGAAGGAGGCCCCGGGCCGCTCCCCAGCGTTCGCTGCAGGAGATCCATCGCCTGGGCCAGGATCGCGCGTTCCTCCGGGCTGAGGGTGGCCAGCCGTCGCCCCAGACGGACGGCCGCTCGCAGCTGAAGCCGGCGCAGCGCCTTTCGCCCCTTTGGCGTGAGCCGGATCCATACCCGCCGTCGGTCTGTGGGATCCCGTTCCACATCCACCCAGCCCTGAGCGGCGAGGGAGCGAACCGCCCGCGAGACCGTGGAGGGACGAACAGACTGCGCACGGGCCAGCTCCGTCAGGGTATACGGACGCTGAGCCAGCATCCCCAGCAGCCGATAGGATTGCGCTGGGAAGCTTTCCGGATGATCCCCTTTCACCTCTGCCCAGATCTTTCGTATCACCAGGTGAAGGGTCTCCAGGATCCGACGGGCCAGGACACGTTCAGGGATCAAGCTCCGGGCCTCCCCAGATTTTTGCGCATGCTAAAATTTAGCGTTGCGAATTATATTCGACTTCCCCGGTCGTGTCAAAAAGGAGCCGGCCGCATGGTTTCCATGGCGCCTCACCGGCAGGTCGGGGATCCGCCTCTCCTTTTTCGATCCCGCCCCAACGAATGGATTAGAAAATGGATAAATTAGTCCAAAAAGCGCTTCAAGTGGGCGTCCTGTTTTGACAATTTGGGTTAATTGGATCATTAATAAAGAGGGGTTCGGAACAGGCATCCTGACGGCATGGGGAGGCCATGATGGCTCGTGTTCCGAAGTGGGGTAGGGCGTTGGGGATCATCGGACTGTTTCTGGCCGCGTGCGCATCGGCTGGCCCGGCCGGCCCGGCGCGCGTTACATTAAAGATGGATGGAGGAATACCGTTTCGATCCCTCCACGATCCGGGTGAAGGCCGGCCAGGAGATTCGCCTCACCCTGGTCAACCAGGGGAAGGAGACCCACGAGCTGATGATCGGCCGGGAGCTGATGACCCGGGCGGGCCGACCGGTCGGCTTTCATCAGGACTTCTTCGATGGGGTCGTGGTGAAAGCGGAGCGGGGAGGGAAAGCCATTGATATTCGGGAGTTGATGGAAGAGGAGGAGGAAATGCACGGCTTCATGGTGGCCCTAAAGCCGGGCAGCGAGCCAGTCACCCTCATCTTCAAGGTCCCGGCGGACAAAGCGGGGGAGTGGCAGATCGGCTGTTTCGAGAACGACGGTGCCCACTGGGACCTGGGAATGCAGGGGAGGTGGGTGGTCCAGCCATGATCCTGGATCCGGGATAAGGGGCAAGGACCTGAGGATGAGGGGTCTTTGCATGGGGAGAAGCGCTGCTCCTCAGGGGAAACTCCGTCGCGTCCCTGTCGCCCGATTCGTATCGGGGTGAGCGGCCTTGACAGTTCGAGTAAAACTCTTCATCCATTTCATGCGATTTAGTGCGAACAGGGATCCACAGTAGGCGTTATGTCCCTTTGCGCGGGGGCTAAGAGGAGGAAGAGGCAAAAGCGTGGGGCGGGCCGCTGGGGTGCCTGCCCTATGTCTCATGCTTTGATCGCTGAGGGAGGAGCGCGCAAAGCCAACACGGGAGGCATCTGGATGGCGCGAACCGGCGGTGCGATCCGCGGATGGGCCCGGGGGGGCGAAGCAGGGCTGGTGATCCTGAGCGCTGGGCTTGCGGGGTGTTCTGCTCAGAGCCCGGCGATCCTGGCTCCTGTATCCCCCAAGGGCCGGGCGGAGGCGGAGCTGTTCTGGTTCATCCTGGCGATTACGGCCTTTGTCTTTGTGGTGGTGGAGGCGTTGTTGCTCTACGCGGTCATCCGTTTCCGGGCCCGGGATCCGCAGGCCATTCCCCCCCAGATCCACGGGAACCGGGCCCTCGAGGTCTCATGGACCACGGTGACCGCCCTGGGCCTGGCGGTGATTTTCGCCATGACCTGGCGGACGATGGCCGCGACCTCCACGCCGCCGGCGGAGGCGATTCCGGTGAAGGTCATCGGCCATCAATGGTGGTGGGAGTTTCAATATCCGACTCTGGGGATCACCACGGCCAACGAGCTGGTGATCCCCGTGGGCCGGCCGATCCGGCTCACCGTTACCGCGGCGGACGTCATTCATAGCTTCTGGGTTCCTCAGCTGGGCGGCAAAATGGATGCCATCCCCGGGCGGGAAAATCTCCTGTGGTTGCAGGCGGATGTGGAGGGGACGTATTACGGGCAGTGCGCAGAGTTATGCGGCGCCTCCCATGCGAACATGCGCCTGCGGGTCCGGGTGGTATCGGACTCCGAGTTCCAGCGATGGGTGGAAGCTCAGCGGGCGCCCGCGGCGCAGCCCGTGGAGCCCCTCGCGCAGAAAGGATATCAGGTGTTCATGAGCAAGGCCTGCGTGGGCTGTCATACCATTGACGGCACGCCGGCTCGGGGAAAGGTGGGACCGAACCTCACTCATGTGGGGAGCCGGACGACGATTGCGGCGGGCCTGCTGGAGAACACCCCGGAGAACCTGGCCCGCTGGCTGGATAATCCCCCGGCGGTCAAGCCGGGCTCGCTGATGCCCCGCCTGGGCCTGACCCCGGAGGAGATCCAGGCTCTGGTGGCTTATCTTTCTTCCCTGAAATGAAGGGAGGCAGCGATGGCCGGTTCGGCGGTGGCATGGCCCCGCGTGTATGAGGAGCGGGGGCTTCTCTCCTGGTTGACCACGGTCGACCACAAGCGGATCGGCATCCTGTATATCCTGGGCGCCGGGTTCTTCGCTCTGATCGGTGGCCTGGAGGCCCTGCTCATCCGGACGCAACTGGCGGTCCCCAACAATCGGGTGCTGGTGGGGGAGGCCTACAACCAGGTTCTGACCATGCACGGCACCACCATGGTCTTCCTGGTGGTGATGCCGGTGCTGGCGGGGCTGGGGAACTACGTCGTCCCTCTGATGATCGGGGCCCGGGACATGGCCTATCCTCGCCTGAATGCCTTCGGGGTTTGGATGTTCCTGCTGGGCGGGCTCTTCCTGAACCTGAGCTTCCTGCTGGGTGGGGCGCCCGACGCGGGATGGTTCGGCTATGCGCCGTTGACGGCGAAAACCTTCTCCAAAGGCACCGGCATCGACTTCTGGATCCTGGGCCTGCAGCTGCTGGGGATCTCCTCCATCACCTCCTCGATCAACTTCGTGTCCACCATCCTGCTGTTGCGGGCGCCCGGTCTCACCCTGAACCGGCTGCCGCTTTTCGCCTGGACCACGCTGGTGACCGCCTTCCTCATTCTCTTTGCGATGCCCAGCATCTCGGCGGCCCTGTTCCTCCTGTTCCTGGACCGCCATCTGGGGACGCATTTCTTCAACCCGGCGGCGGGCGGGGATCCGCTGCTCTGGCAGCATCTCTTCTGGTTCTTCGGCCACCCGGAGGTCTACATCATGATCCTGCCCGCGATGGGGATTGTCTCAGAGGTGCTGCCGGTCTTCTCTCGCAAGCCCATCTTCGGCTACACGGCGGTGGCCTACTCCAGCGTAGCCATCGGCTTCATCGGGTTCACGGTCTGGGCGCATCATATGTTCGCGGTGGGGCTGCCTCCGGTGGTGAATGCCTTTTTCTCGGCCGCCAGCATGCTGGTGGCGGTGCCCACAGCCATCAAGGTCTTTAACTGGATTGCCACCATCTGGGGTGGGGCCGTGCGATATCGCACGCCCTTCCTCTTCGCTGCCGCCTTTGTGGCCCTCTTCGTCATCGGGGGATTAAGCGGTCTGTTCCTGGCCGCTGTCCCGGTGGACTGGCAGGTGACGGACACCTACTTCGTGGTCGCTCATTTCCATTACACGCTCTTCGGCGGCTCGATGTTCGCTATTGTGGCCGGCATCTATTACTGGTTTCCCAAGATCACCGGGCGCTTCCTGGATGAGCGGCTGGGCCGCCTGCATTTCGCCCTCCAGTTCATCGGATTCAACCTTACGTTTTTCCCGATGCATTTCCTGGGGCTGTCCGGAATGCCCCGACGGGTTTACACCTATGCCCCTGGCCTGGGCTGGGAGGGCCTGAACCTTCTGGCCACGGTCGGCGCCTTTATCCTGGCTCTGGGCTTCGTGGTCTTCTTCGTTAACATCGCCC
Protein-coding regions in this window:
- the alaXM gene encoding alanyl-tRNA editing protein AlaXM, giving the protein METELLYQTDAYRRSFEATVVAVEGRAVALDRTAFYPGGGGQPHDLGWLTDGARTWRVMAVRRQGPLVWHEVEGEPPAPGQRVQGEIDWERRYALMRTHTALHILCGVVWRDYGAKVTGGNMEPLRGRMDFELETLRGELVREIEEKINAEVAAARPVRVHFLPREEADRHPDLIRTKVNLLPPDIRVVRVVEIEGLDLQADGGTHVANTREVGRIRVVDYKSKGRSNKRMEIELSEG
- a CDS encoding ABC transporter permease; protein product: MAFLKTVYTIWYRDLLRFLRDRARIFSSLGQPLLFLVVFGNGLAPAVAAGMGGVDFRTFLFPGILSMAVLFTAVFSAVSIVWDREFGFLKEVLVAPVSRAAVALGKVAGGSTTALIQGLLIMILAPLVGVRFTVPQILTLIVMMILMAATMTSFGILIAARMRSMEGFHMMMNFLLMPMFFVSGAFFPLREVPLWMEWLARVDPVTYGVDAMRQTVLRGMIPEPILHALILHPLEINLIALVAFWMLFLIPAVWLFSKTE
- a CDS encoding ATP-binding cassette domain-containing protein, translating into MNAIEAERLTRRFGDFVAVREVSFTVREGELFAFLGPNGAGKSTTINMLCTLLRPTSGKARVGGHDIVKEPHEVRRRIGLVFQDPSLDDRLTAWQNLQFHARLYDVPRRAFEERAKRLLELVDLLDHAHQEVRTFSGGMKRRLELARGLLHQPKVLFLDEPTLGLDPQTRRHIWDYILRLRDTEGTTVFFTTHYMDEAERADRIAIIDHGRIIALDTPDNLKAMIGGDVILMRTSDDARAAERLREALALEPRRTEEGLLIEAARGDQLIPRLLGVLQNGREPPLTVHSISLRRPSLEDVFIKLTGRAIRDEEASPLDMMRLSQRLWRRR
- a CDS encoding MarR family transcriptional regulator, producing MIPERVLARRILETLHLVIRKIWAEVKGDHPESFPAQSYRLLGMLAQRPYTLTELARAQSVRPSTVSRAVRSLAAQGWVDVERDPTDRRRVWIRLTPKGRKALRRLQLRAAVRLGRRLATLSPEERAILAQAMDLLQRTLGSGPGPPSTG
- the coxB gene encoding cytochrome c oxidase subunit II gives rise to the protein MARTGGAIRGWARGGEAGLVILSAGLAGCSAQSPAILAPVSPKGRAEAELFWFILAITAFVFVVVEALLLYAVIRFRARDPQAIPPQIHGNRALEVSWTTVTALGLAVIFAMTWRTMAATSTPPAEAIPVKVIGHQWWWEFQYPTLGITTANELVIPVGRPIRLTVTAADVIHSFWVPQLGGKMDAIPGRENLLWLQADVEGTYYGQCAELCGASHANMRLRVRVVSDSEFQRWVEAQRAPAAQPVEPLAQKGYQVFMSKACVGCHTIDGTPARGKVGPNLTHVGSRTTIAAGLLENTPENLARWLDNPPAVKPGSLMPRLGLTPEEIQALVAYLSSLK
- the ctaD gene encoding cytochrome c oxidase subunit I, producing MAGSAVAWPRVYEERGLLSWLTTVDHKRIGILYILGAGFFALIGGLEALLIRTQLAVPNNRVLVGEAYNQVLTMHGTTMVFLVVMPVLAGLGNYVVPLMIGARDMAYPRLNAFGVWMFLLGGLFLNLSFLLGGAPDAGWFGYAPLTAKTFSKGTGIDFWILGLQLLGISSITSSINFVSTILLLRAPGLTLNRLPLFAWTTLVTAFLILFAMPSISAALFLLFLDRHLGTHFFNPAAGGDPLLWQHLFWFFGHPEVYIMILPAMGIVSEVLPVFSRKPIFGYTAVAYSSVAIGFIGFTVWAHHMFAVGLPPVVNAFFSAASMLVAVPTAIKVFNWIATIWGGAVRYRTPFLFAAAFVALFVIGGLSGLFLAAVPVDWQVTDTYFVVAHFHYTLFGGSMFAIVAGIYYWFPKITGRFLDERLGRLHFALQFIGFNLTFFPMHFLGLSGMPRRVYTYAPGLGWEGLNLLATVGAFILALGFVVFFVNIARSLVAGERAPDDPWDGHTLEWLTSSPPPPYNFARIPVIHSRRPAWDRKYTGNPHPHPVIEAAEGNDRVGEVETSEEPIHLPSPSLWPLILAAGLTVFALGLVTHWIFIPVGLLLFALGLVRWVQQPLFPEAHGTSS